In Bradyrhizobium sp. 1(2017), one DNA window encodes the following:
- a CDS encoding flavin-containing monooxygenase: protein MVSPKHVCVIGAGVSGLAAARAFSARGHRVTIVERSGDLGGVWEPARSYPDVQTQSPKELYRYTDRAMPDAYPEWPTGPQVHAYLADYARGFGLDRMLRLDTAVSGMARRTDGRPGWTLALKGKDGATTNEDFDFVAVCTGQFNEPRELHCPGEEGFVAQGGQILHSSKYNDAALAKGRRVVVLGGSKSATDIAVNAVKAGAREVTIVMREPVWRIPYFIGGLVNFKRILYIRAQEEMFPGWGIGTMARLAHRLAAPLVWANWRGLESLLKTQLKLGRCNMVPKERIEDGVNCSVPIATPGFYPMVADGRIKAVFGTFDHYEGDGIVMSGGERIGADLAVLAIGYKLGVPFLPAAYQQKLVDADGQYRLYRLIANPDLPELGFVGFNSSFCTVLCADLAANWLVRYADGQLANQPTAQQMRDNIEMMLHFKRVERPAAGVYGGLCVAPYHYRHFDELMADIGAKNQKRGGLAGRFSPPDADAYAKFLATAPDYRAA from the coding sequence ATGGTCAGTCCCAAGCATGTCTGCGTGATCGGCGCCGGCGTCTCCGGCCTTGCCGCCGCAAGGGCGTTCTCCGCCCGCGGCCACCGCGTCACCATCGTCGAGCGCAGCGGCGATCTCGGCGGCGTCTGGGAGCCGGCGCGCTCCTATCCTGACGTGCAGACGCAGAGCCCGAAGGAGCTTTACCGCTACACCGACCGCGCCATGCCGGATGCCTATCCGGAATGGCCGACCGGGCCGCAGGTCCATGCCTATCTCGCCGACTACGCCAGGGGCTTCGGTCTCGACCGCATGCTGCGCCTCGACACGGCAGTCTCCGGCATGGCGCGGCGCACCGACGGCAGGCCCGGCTGGACGCTCGCGCTGAAGGGAAAGGACGGCGCGACCACGAACGAGGACTTCGATTTCGTGGCGGTCTGCACCGGCCAGTTCAACGAGCCGCGCGAGCTGCATTGCCCGGGCGAAGAAGGCTTTGTGGCCCAGGGCGGCCAGATCCTGCATTCGTCGAAATACAATGACGCCGCCCTGGCAAAGGGACGCCGCGTCGTCGTGCTCGGCGGATCGAAATCCGCGACCGACATCGCCGTGAACGCGGTCAAGGCGGGCGCGCGCGAGGTGACGATCGTGATGCGCGAGCCGGTCTGGCGCATTCCCTATTTCATCGGCGGGCTCGTGAACTTCAAGCGCATCCTCTACATCCGCGCGCAGGAAGAGATGTTTCCGGGCTGGGGCATCGGGACGATGGCGCGGCTCGCCCATCGCCTCGCCGCGCCACTGGTCTGGGCGAACTGGCGCGGCCTGGAGAGCCTGCTCAAGACGCAGCTCAAGCTTGGCCGCTGCAACATGGTGCCGAAAGAGCGGATCGAGGACGGCGTCAACTGCTCGGTGCCGATCGCAACGCCGGGCTTCTATCCGATGGTCGCCGACGGCCGCATCAAGGCCGTGTTCGGCACGTTCGACCATTATGAAGGCGACGGCATCGTGATGAGCGGCGGCGAGCGCATCGGCGCCGACCTCGCCGTGCTCGCGATCGGCTACAAGCTCGGCGTGCCGTTCCTGCCCGCGGCTTACCAGCAGAAACTGGTGGATGCCGACGGGCAGTACCGGCTCTATCGCCTGATCGCCAATCCCGATCTGCCCGAGCTCGGCTTTGTCGGCTTCAATTCGTCGTTCTGCACCGTGCTCTGCGCCGATCTCGCCGCGAACTGGCTGGTGCGCTATGCCGACGGCCAGCTCGCCAATCAGCCGACGGCGCAACAGATGCGCGACAACATCGAGATGATGCTGCACTTCAAGCGCGTCGAACGGCCGGCTGCGGGCGTCTATGGCGGCCTGTGCGTTGCCCCCTACCACTACCGCCATTTCGACGAGCTGATGGCCGACATCGGCGCGAAGAACCAGAAGCGCGGCGGGCTTGCCGGGCGCTTCTCGCCGCCGGATGCGGATGCCTATGCGAAGTTCCTGGCCACGGCGCCGGATTACCGGGCGGCGTGA
- a CDS encoding ABC transporter substrate-binding protein, with amino-acid sequence MPTPFRSVLAGLVLAAAVAMPALADGLKDEIAPTGKLRVAIAISPAGGAFWSTKTETGYAGVPVDLGEEMAAQLGVPVEYIVHQNSGQITDAASKGTWDVTWLPRDPERETKMLFGPIYEVADATYIVKPGSSITNFATLDQPGIKVAAVNATTTMRGAIAHLKNAKVTGYQTYDEIFGLLKSGEIDAFALSRDQLNKMAQKIPGTRVLNETFKKTVTAVAVPLGHSQASAFVTKFMTDATTNGLLRKAYDNNGLKDSPIRTE; translated from the coding sequence ATGCCAACGCCATTCCGGTCGGTTCTCGCCGGCCTCGTTCTCGCCGCGGCGGTCGCCATGCCCGCGCTAGCCGATGGCCTGAAAGACGAGATCGCGCCGACCGGCAAGCTGAGGGTCGCGATCGCAATCAGCCCCGCGGGCGGTGCGTTCTGGTCGACCAAGACCGAGACCGGCTATGCCGGTGTCCCCGTCGATCTCGGCGAGGAAATGGCCGCGCAGCTCGGCGTACCCGTTGAATACATCGTGCACCAGAATTCCGGGCAGATCACCGACGCGGCGTCGAAAGGGACTTGGGACGTCACCTGGCTTCCGAGGGATCCCGAGCGCGAGACCAAGATGCTGTTCGGCCCGATCTACGAGGTCGCCGATGCCACCTACATCGTCAAGCCCGGGTCGAGCATCACCAATTTCGCCACGCTCGACCAGCCCGGTATCAAGGTCGCGGCCGTCAACGCCACCACCACCATGCGCGGTGCCATCGCACATCTGAAGAATGCGAAAGTGACCGGCTATCAGACATACGATGAAATCTTCGGCCTGCTGAAGAGCGGTGAGATCGACGCCTTCGCGCTATCACGCGATCAGCTCAACAAGATGGCGCAGAAAATTCCAGGGACGCGCGTGCTGAACGAGACCTTCAAGAAGACGGTGACCGCCGTCGCCGTGCCGCTCGGTCACAGCCAGGCATCGGCGTTCGTCACAAAATTCATGACGGACGCTACGACCAACGGCTTGCTGCGCAAGGCCTATGACAATAATGGCTTGAAGGACTCGCCGATCCGGACGGAGTAG
- a CDS encoding efflux RND transporter periplasmic adaptor subunit translates to MTRANPASLARRNEAWRHAGRALARGLATTAAVIALAGCEDKNTFVAPPPPKVDVATPIQRAVTRYVEATGNTAPVKSVDLVARVQGFLQSIDYQDGSFVKQGTQLFLIEPETYKLKLEQAQAAEVGAQATLKQAEADFKRQAELVQRQAVSQSTLDTSTSNRDNAQASLQQAQVNTRLAEVNYGYTKVSAPFDGIVSAHLVSIGELVGVSSPTQLATIVALNPIWVNFTVNEQDVLRIRAEAARRGLTVADLKQLPVQVGLQTETGYPHEGHLDYVSPTINTSTGTLAVRGVLPNDKRVLLPGYFVRVRVPFDQDKNALLVPDTALGSDQGGRYLLVANSDNVVEQRKVQVGPTDNGLRVIESGLKPDDRVVIAGLLRVIPGQKIDPQVTKIEQPQASAK, encoded by the coding sequence ATGACGCGCGCGAATCCCGCATCTCTCGCACGACGTAACGAAGCGTGGAGACATGCCGGACGGGCCCTGGCACGAGGCCTGGCGACGACAGCCGCCGTAATCGCGCTCGCCGGCTGCGAGGACAAGAACACGTTCGTGGCTCCGCCGCCGCCCAAGGTGGACGTGGCAACGCCGATCCAGCGCGCAGTGACGCGCTACGTCGAGGCGACCGGCAACACCGCGCCGGTCAAGAGCGTCGATCTCGTGGCGCGCGTGCAGGGTTTCCTGCAATCGATCGACTACCAGGACGGAAGCTTCGTCAAGCAAGGCACCCAGCTTTTCCTGATCGAGCCGGAGACCTACAAGCTCAAGCTCGAGCAGGCACAGGCCGCCGAGGTCGGCGCGCAGGCCACGCTCAAGCAGGCCGAAGCCGATTTCAAGCGGCAGGCCGAGCTCGTGCAGCGCCAGGCGGTCTCGCAGTCCACCCTCGACACCTCGACGTCGAACCGCGACAACGCCCAGGCCAGTCTCCAGCAGGCCCAGGTCAATACCAGGCTCGCCGAGGTCAATTACGGCTACACCAAGGTCAGCGCGCCGTTTGACGGCATTGTAAGCGCGCACCTCGTCTCGATCGGGGAACTCGTCGGCGTCTCCTCCCCGACCCAGCTCGCAACCATCGTCGCGCTGAACCCGATCTGGGTGAACTTCACGGTCAACGAGCAGGACGTCCTGCGCATCCGCGCTGAAGCGGCCCGCCGCGGGCTGACCGTCGCCGACCTCAAGCAATTGCCGGTCCAGGTGGGCCTCCAGACCGAGACCGGCTATCCGCATGAAGGCCATCTCGACTACGTCTCGCCGACCATCAATACATCGACAGGTACGCTCGCGGTGCGCGGCGTCCTGCCCAACGACAAGCGCGTGCTGCTGCCCGGCTATTTCGTCCGGGTACGGGTGCCGTTCGACCAGGACAAGAACGCCCTGCTCGTCCCCGACACTGCGCTCGGCAGCGACCAGGGCGGCCGCTATCTCCTCGTCGCCAATAGCGACAATGTCGTCGAGCAGCGCAAGGTGCAGGTCGGACCGACCGACAACGGCCTGCGCGTGATCGAAAGCGGGCTGAAGCCGGACGATCGGGTGGTGATCGCGGGACTCTTGCGCGTGATCCCGGGCCAGAAGATCGATCCGCAGGTGACGAAGATCGAACAGCCCCAGGCGTCTGCCAAGTAA
- a CDS encoding cupin domain-containing protein encodes MTALEKGITANGTGYGGKSWNILGQVYFPKAVTDSTFAFETNSDPGQFVPVHIHPTQDEFILVQEGTLDLKLDGKWVKAHAGDLVRMPRGIPHGYFNKSDKPCRALFWVSPMQKLEALFNQLHNLTDPAEVVRISALHEVDFLPPEANE; translated from the coding sequence ATGACTGCACTCGAAAAGGGCATTACCGCAAACGGCACGGGCTATGGCGGCAAGAGCTGGAACATCCTGGGCCAGGTCTATTTCCCCAAGGCCGTCACCGATTCCACCTTCGCGTTCGAGACTAACAGCGATCCCGGCCAGTTCGTGCCGGTGCATATCCACCCAACCCAGGACGAGTTCATCCTGGTGCAGGAGGGCACGCTCGATCTCAAGCTCGACGGCAAATGGGTCAAGGCCCATGCCGGCGATCTCGTGCGCATGCCGCGCGGCATTCCGCACGGCTATTTCAACAAGTCCGACAAGCCGTGCCGCGCGCTGTTCTGGGTCTCGCCGATGCAGAAGCTGGAGGCGCTGTTCAACCAGCTCCACAATCTGACCGACCCCGCCGAGGTCGTGCGCATCTCGGCGCTGCATGAGGTCGATTTCCTGCCGCCCGAGGCCAACGAGTAA
- a CDS encoding efflux RND transporter permease subunit — MISKFFIERPVLSNVIALLMILIGGVALFNLAIAQYPDVVPPTVQVTTRYPGASAKTVIDTVALPIEQQVNGVEDMLYMQSYSASDGTYTLTVTFKIGTDLNFAQVLVQNRVSSALSQLPTSVQNQGVTVQKRSTSILLFVTLTSPDSRFDSLYLSNYATINIRDELSRLPGVGNVTVFGAGQYSMRVWLDPNKLQVRGLVPQDVINAIQQQSQQVSAGQVGAPPTPPGQAFQYTLNVNGRLDDTTQFENIIVKTGTSGDVTRVRDVGWVELGAQTYSQIFSLNKQPAVGIGVFQSPGANALQVEQAVEKKMVELAKRFPEGIKYDTPFDTTKFVEASVHEVYMTLIEAGLLVLVVILVFLQDWRAMLVPATTVPVTIIGAFAAMAALGFTINMSTLFAIVLAIGIVVDDAIVVVEGAAHNIEQGMNGHDAAIRAMDQLFAPIVGITLVLISVFLPASFLAGLTGRIYSQFALVIAATALLSAINAATLKPTQCALWLRPTVPPEQRNFFYRGFNAVYNRVERGYTRLITFLVKHATVSVAFALLVIGASGYGLSRVPTGFLPIEDQGYLIAAVQLPDGAALERTQAVLDKASGLIKDTPGVAQVITIAGISALDNSASLANAGVAYIILKDWDARKGPGEDLRSLVFGLNDKLATIMEARTLVLPPPPIQGIGNAAGFSMQVELRDGNSDFAKLQAITGAMVSNAESQSALQRVSSSFRSSVPQYNVEIDRIKTQTLHVTTDQVFAALSTYLGSSYVNQFNKFGRVFQVYTQADPAFRVTERDIANMQVRNSNGDMIPIGTVATITPATGPSLISLYNLYPSSTIVGLPAQGYSSGQSLKLMEEIGDKTLPPGTGYEWTAMSYQEKAVSNQIYWVFGLAMLLVYLVLAGQYESWYAPISVILAVPLSLLGPMLILSALKIDNNLYCQIGLILLIALSAKNAILIVEVGLELHGRDGKPIIESAIEAARARFRPILMTSFAFILGVVPLVLATGAGASARKSIGITVFSGMLASTCLAVLFVPAFFVVVQRFENWRASKKAPKAKPVAEVKP, encoded by the coding sequence ATGATCTCAAAGTTCTTCATCGAGCGGCCGGTCCTCTCGAACGTCATCGCGCTCTTGATGATCCTGATCGGCGGCGTCGCGCTGTTCAACCTAGCGATCGCGCAATATCCCGACGTGGTGCCGCCGACGGTGCAGGTCACCACGCGCTATCCGGGCGCCAGCGCCAAGACCGTGATCGACACGGTCGCCTTGCCGATCGAGCAGCAGGTCAACGGCGTCGAGGACATGCTCTACATGCAGTCCTACAGCGCCTCCGACGGCACCTACACGCTGACCGTGACCTTCAAGATCGGCACCGACCTCAACTTCGCACAGGTGCTGGTGCAGAACCGCGTCTCCAGCGCGCTCTCGCAACTGCCGACCTCGGTGCAGAACCAGGGCGTGACCGTGCAGAAGCGGTCGACCTCGATCCTGCTGTTCGTGACGCTGACCTCGCCGGACTCCCGGTTCGACAGTCTCTATTTGAGCAACTACGCCACCATCAACATCCGCGACGAGCTCTCGCGCCTGCCCGGCGTCGGCAACGTCACGGTGTTCGGTGCCGGCCAGTATTCGATGCGGGTGTGGCTCGACCCCAACAAGCTGCAGGTTCGTGGCCTGGTGCCGCAGGACGTCATCAACGCAATCCAGCAGCAGAGCCAGCAGGTCTCCGCCGGCCAGGTCGGCGCGCCGCCGACGCCGCCGGGTCAGGCGTTCCAATACACGCTCAACGTCAACGGACGGCTCGACGACACCACCCAGTTCGAGAACATCATCGTCAAGACAGGCACCAGCGGCGACGTCACGCGGGTACGCGACGTCGGCTGGGTCGAACTCGGCGCGCAAACCTACAGCCAGATCTTCTCGCTCAACAAGCAGCCCGCCGTCGGCATCGGTGTGTTCCAGTCGCCGGGCGCCAACGCGCTCCAGGTCGAACAGGCCGTCGAGAAGAAGATGGTGGAGCTCGCCAAGCGCTTCCCCGAAGGCATCAAATACGACACGCCGTTCGACACCACCAAGTTCGTCGAGGCCTCGGTGCACGAGGTCTACATGACGCTGATCGAGGCCGGCCTGCTGGTGCTGGTCGTGATCCTGGTGTTCCTGCAGGACTGGCGCGCAATGCTGGTGCCCGCCACGACCGTGCCGGTCACGATCATCGGCGCGTTCGCCGCCATGGCGGCGCTCGGCTTCACCATCAACATGTCGACGCTGTTTGCGATCGTGCTCGCGATCGGCATCGTGGTCGACGACGCCATCGTCGTGGTCGAAGGTGCCGCCCACAACATCGAGCAGGGCATGAATGGCCACGACGCCGCGATCAGGGCGATGGACCAGCTGTTCGCGCCGATCGTCGGCATCACCCTGGTGCTGATCTCGGTGTTCCTGCCGGCCTCTTTCCTCGCAGGGCTAACCGGACGCATCTATTCGCAATTCGCCCTCGTCATCGCCGCGACTGCGCTCTTGTCCGCCATCAACGCGGCCACCTTGAAGCCGACGCAGTGCGCGCTCTGGCTGCGGCCGACGGTGCCGCCGGAGCAGCGCAATTTCTTCTACAGAGGCTTCAACGCGGTCTATAACCGCGTCGAGCGCGGCTACACGAGGCTGATCACCTTCCTCGTGAAGCACGCCACCGTCTCGGTCGCGTTCGCGCTGCTGGTCATCGGAGCCAGCGGCTACGGCCTGTCGCGGGTGCCGACCGGCTTCCTGCCGATCGAGGATCAGGGCTATCTGATCGCCGCCGTGCAGCTGCCCGACGGCGCCGCACTGGAGCGGACGCAAGCCGTGCTCGACAAAGCGAGCGGGCTGATCAAGGACACGCCCGGCGTGGCGCAGGTCATTACCATCGCCGGCATCTCCGCACTCGACAACAGCGCCAGCCTCGCCAATGCCGGCGTCGCCTACATCATCCTGAAGGACTGGGACGCGCGCAAAGGGCCCGGCGAGGATCTTCGCTCGCTGGTCTTTGGGCTGAACGACAAGCTCGCAACCATCATGGAGGCGCGCACGCTGGTGCTGCCGCCACCGCCGATCCAGGGCATCGGCAACGCCGCCGGTTTCTCGATGCAGGTCGAACTGCGCGACGGCAACAGCGATTTCGCCAAGCTTCAGGCCATCACCGGCGCGATGGTCAGCAACGCCGAGAGCCAGAGCGCGCTGCAGCGCGTTTCATCCTCGTTCCGCTCCTCGGTACCGCAGTACAACGTCGAGATCGACCGCATCAAGACCCAGACGCTGCACGTGACGACCGATCAGGTGTTCGCGGCGCTGTCGACCTATCTCGGCTCGTCCTACGTCAACCAGTTCAACAAGTTCGGCCGCGTGTTCCAGGTCTACACGCAGGCCGACCCGGCCTTCCGCGTCACCGAGCGCGACATCGCCAACATGCAGGTGCGCAACTCGAACGGCGACATGATCCCGATCGGCACCGTCGCCACGATCACGCCGGCCACCGGCCCGTCGCTGATCAGTCTCTACAATCTCTATCCCTCCTCCACCATCGTCGGACTGCCGGCGCAGGGTTATTCGTCAGGTCAATCGCTGAAGCTGATGGAGGAGATCGGAGACAAGACGCTGCCGCCGGGCACAGGCTACGAATGGACCGCGATGTCGTACCAGGAGAAGGCCGTCTCGAACCAGATCTACTGGGTGTTCGGCCTCGCCATGCTGCTGGTCTATCTCGTGCTCGCCGGCCAATATGAGAGCTGGTACGCGCCGATCTCCGTGATCCTCGCGGTGCCGCTGTCGCTGCTCGGGCCGATGCTGATCCTCAGCGCCCTCAAGATCGACAACAACCTCTATTGCCAGATCGGCTTGATCCTGCTCATCGCGCTGTCGGCCAAGAACGCGATCCTGATCGTCGAGGTCGGGCTCGAGCTGCACGGCCGCGACGGCAAGCCGATCATCGAATCCGCCATCGAAGCGGCGCGCGCCCGCTTCCGCCCGATCCTGATGACCTCGTTCGCCTTCATCCTCGGCGTGGTGCCGCTGGTGCTGGCGACCGGCGCCGGCGCCAGCGCGCGCAAGTCGATCGGCATCACCGTGTTCTCGGGCATGCTGGCCTCGACCTGCCTCGCAGTGCTGTTCGTGCCGGCCTTCTTCGTGGTGGTGCAGCGCTTCGAGAACTGGCGCGCGTCGAAGAAGGCACCGAAGGCGAAGCCGGTGGCGGAGGTGAAGCCTTAA